TCCAAGTACTCAAGTTTCAGACACCCTGCAGATATCAAACCTAGGCCTTTAGCCGTTAACTTGGAGAACCTTAGTTCAAGGTGCTTCAGATTCGGCATAGATTTCCCAATTGCATCAGCTTCCGAATTTCCATCTTGAGGGCAAGTTTTCATATACTCATCAGGAACAATCCCAGTGTGCTCAGAAGGATCCAGCGAATTAAATGCATTCCGTTTAACAATTGTTAGATTAGGGCAATTCCTCCCAATCAACAACAAAGATTCGTCAGATATTTCATGGCAATAGCTGATGTCAAGCTCCTTAATCATGTGGCACCGAAACGCTATGTCGGCCATGGATGCATCAGTCACATTCGGGGAGCTCCTGACCGAAAGAACCTCAAGGTTTGGGCACCTAGAAAAGTACAATTACAAGCACACATCACATTGCATATCTAACTTAGAATTACCCACAACAGTCCAATTAAAGCCGCACCTAACAAACAACATTCCAAATGTACCAATGAAGAAACACACAGGATACTCAAATTCAGACCTCAAAGATCAAATTTTTATGTATCATCCTATCGATCCACTCACATAGATAATCAAAACCCACAAACCCAAAAGCTCCCCACTTTTCAATTCCTCATCTTATTCCATAAAAACCCAAACTTTCTTATAAAATCCGAATCAGAATGAAAAATGAATCAAATACGAAATATAAATAAGTGACGAAATTTTGGTCTCTTATTATACCTTTGGGCGACGAAGGAGAGAGACGCATTAGAACAGTTCCTGGTGCGAATCTCCCTGAGCGACCCCTCGCTCCATTCGGCAACAGATCGGAGAATGGAATCAACCTTTCTCCCTAACTCGGGGGGCCACCACCGAGCCGACTTGGGCTCGGACTCGGGCTGGAGGACGAAGGCCGAGTTGAGACGCGGGTCCCTGCAGGCGAGTAGCCATGATCGGCAGACGAGCATGGCACGCCATCGGTGCTCCAAGGAGAGGCGGGCAATGATGTCGGCGAGGCACTCGCGGGTCAACTCGGCCCAGCCGGACTCGGACTCGGACTCGGGCAGTGACTCGTCGTCATTGGTTTGATCCATATTGATAGTGTATGAGAGA
This genomic interval from Argentina anserina chromosome 1, drPotAnse1.1, whole genome shotgun sequence contains the following:
- the LOC126802409 gene encoding F-box protein SKIP1, with the protein product MDQTNDDESLPESESESGWAELTRECLADIIARLSLEHRWRAMLVCRSWLLACRDPRLNSAFVLQPESEPKSARWWPPELGRKVDSILRSVAEWSEGSLREIRTRNCSNASLSFVAQRCPNLEVLSVRSSPNVTDASMADIAFRCHMIKELDISYCHEISDESLLLIGRNCPNLTIVKRNAFNSLDPSEHTGIVPDEYMKTCPQDGNSEADAIGKSMPNLKHLELRFSKLTAKGLGLISAGCLKLEYLDVFGCVNLTSRDIDNATSELKNLKEIKKPNFYIPRSVFHTERYGHWRLYDERFQTDVFRI